A region from the Streptosporangium sp. NBC_01756 genome encodes:
- a CDS encoding NAD(P)/FAD-dependent oxidoreductase: protein MSQHRVIVIGSGIAGASTAFALARRGAAVTIVDSADTGQATDASAGIISPWASTAEGPFYELYAAGAAYYPQVIELLAEAGSTRTDYRRTGALLVSADEEKLRAAQDRVEARARTAVPSWARSSGWATRTPAPSSPRWPPTWTACSSRAAAGSTGAPCATRS from the coding sequence GTGTCCCAGCATCGCGTCATCGTCATCGGCAGTGGAATCGCGGGAGCGAGCACGGCGTTCGCCCTGGCTCGCCGGGGCGCGGCCGTCACAATCGTCGATTCCGCGGATACGGGACAGGCGACGGACGCCAGTGCGGGCATCATCTCCCCATGGGCGTCCACCGCCGAGGGGCCCTTCTACGAGCTCTACGCGGCCGGTGCGGCCTACTATCCGCAGGTCATCGAGCTTCTCGCCGAAGCGGGCAGCACCCGGACCGACTACCGCCGCACCGGCGCCCTCCTCGTCAGCGCGGACGAGGAGAAGCTGCGTGCGGCACAGGACCGCGTCGAGGCCCGTGCCCGTACGGCCGTGCCGTCGTGGGCGAGGTCCAGCGGGTGGGCAACACGGACGCCCGCGCCCTCTTCCCCGCGTTGGCCCCCGACCTGGACGGCGTGTTCATCTCGGGCGGCGGCCGGGTCGACGGGCGCACCATGCGCGACGCGCTCCTGA
- a CDS encoding S1C family serine protease — translation MDPNKNEQDITPADETPRNDGWTQFGKRPPRAGEYAMGRGAGDTGPQPTLIHPVPEPFTAPVPSVPVQRARLSTGQKLGAGLALAAMAVGGGVVGALAATSFGGSGTTLASAAGPVVSAVGNVTTVADVAKAVQPAVVSIQIKTSGGGGEGSGVVLSTDGLILTNNHVVEAGGLGQGAQVTVKFSDGKSVGAKVVGTDPVTDLAVIRADDVSGLTAASIGDSDRLKVGDSVLAIGSPLGLSGSVTAGIVSALHRTVTVGGEQQQQQQLPPGWGGGQQPQSGSAPTAIGGAIQTDAAINPGNSGGALVNASGQLIGINTAIATNGGEGNIGVGFAIPINTAKQVAQQLIDKGKVTHAFLGVSLASAAEGASGALVSEVTADSPAAQAGIKQGDLITKINDTVVDDGTTVVGAVRGFKPGQKVTVTYVRDGRPQTATVTLAEKTGE, via the coding sequence ATGGACCCGAACAAGAATGAGCAGGACATCACTCCGGCCGACGAGACCCCCAGGAACGACGGCTGGACCCAGTTCGGCAAGAGGCCGCCGCGCGCCGGCGAGTACGCCATGGGCAGGGGCGCGGGTGACACCGGGCCGCAGCCGACGCTGATCCATCCGGTGCCGGAACCGTTCACCGCCCCGGTGCCCTCGGTGCCCGTCCAGCGGGCTCGGCTCAGCACCGGGCAGAAGCTGGGTGCCGGACTGGCGCTGGCCGCGATGGCGGTCGGCGGTGGAGTGGTGGGCGCCCTCGCCGCGACCTCGTTCGGCGGCTCGGGCACCACGCTCGCCTCCGCCGCCGGTCCGGTCGTCAGCGCGGTCGGCAATGTGACCACCGTCGCCGACGTGGCCAAGGCCGTCCAGCCCGCGGTGGTGTCCATCCAGATCAAGACCAGCGGCGGCGGGGGTGAGGGCTCCGGTGTGGTGCTGTCGACCGACGGTCTGATCCTGACCAACAACCACGTGGTGGAGGCCGGCGGGCTGGGGCAGGGCGCCCAGGTGACCGTCAAGTTCAGCGACGGCAAGTCCGTCGGGGCCAAGGTCGTCGGCACCGACCCCGTCACCGACCTCGCGGTCATCAGGGCGGACGACGTCTCCGGCCTCACCGCGGCCTCGATCGGTGACAGCGACCGGCTGAAGGTGGGCGACTCCGTGCTCGCCATCGGCAGCCCGCTCGGTCTGTCCGGCTCGGTCACAGCCGGAATCGTCAGCGCGCTGCACCGTACGGTGACCGTCGGCGGAGAACAGCAGCAGCAACAGCAACTCCCGCCGGGCTGGGGCGGTGGCCAGCAGCCGCAGAGCGGCAGTGCGCCCACGGCGATCGGCGGCGCCATCCAGACCGACGCGGCGATCAACCCCGGCAACTCCGGGGGCGCGCTGGTCAACGCGTCCGGTCAGCTGATCGGCATCAACACCGCCATCGCCACCAACGGCGGTGAGGGCAACATCGGCGTCGGCTTCGCCATCCCGATCAACACCGCCAAGCAGGTCGCCCAGCAGCTCATCGACAAGGGCAAGGTCACCCACGCCTTCCTGGGCGTGTCCCTCGCCTCCGCCGCCGAGGGCGCGAGCGGGGCTCTGGTCAGCGAGGTGACCGCCGACAGTCCCGCCGCCCAGGCCGGGATCAAGCAGGGCGACCTCATCACCAAGATCAACGACACCGTGGTCGACGACGGTACCACCGTGGTCGGCGCCGTCCGCGGGTTCAAGCCGGGGCAGAAGGTGACCGTGACCTACGTCCGCGACGGCCGGCCCCAGACCGCCACGGTGACCCTCGCCGAGAAGACCGGCGAGTAG
- a CDS encoding ABC transporter permease: MSLLLTHTRYQFIETVRVPIAVIGNSFFPAASMLFFVVPFAGDDPLGATLATASMLIFAVMSSALFTHGLGVAEDRIQPWDPYTRTLPAGPWPRFGARILTALAMTMVGIVPVLIVSALLTEATVTPGRLLLGLGALVLASVPFQLLGLFIGYALPSKAAMAVVQLTLFPMAVGGGLFMSPLYTPAFIQVVAPFLPSRGAVELVWAAVGYGTPGTLSLAMFGVWTLVAGVLAVWAYRRDEGRRFS, from the coding sequence ATGTCGCTTCTTCTCACCCATACCCGGTACCAGTTCATAGAGACCGTCCGCGTGCCGATCGCGGTGATCGGAAACAGTTTCTTCCCCGCCGCCTCGATGCTCTTCTTCGTGGTGCCGTTCGCCGGGGACGATCCCCTCGGGGCCACCCTGGCCACCGCGTCGATGCTGATCTTCGCGGTGATGTCCAGCGCCCTGTTCACCCATGGTCTGGGCGTCGCCGAGGACCGCATCCAGCCCTGGGACCCCTACACCCGCACCCTCCCGGCCGGTCCCTGGCCGAGGTTCGGTGCCCGGATCCTCACCGCGCTGGCCATGACGATGGTCGGGATCGTGCCGGTGCTGATCGTGTCCGCGCTGCTCACCGAGGCCACCGTCACACCCGGACGGCTGCTGCTCGGCCTCGGTGCCCTGGTGCTCGCGTCGGTCCCGTTCCAGCTCCTGGGCCTGTTCATCGGCTACGCGCTGCCGTCCAAGGCCGCGATGGCGGTGGTGCAGCTGACCCTGTTCCCGATGGCGGTGGGCGGAGGGCTGTTCATGAGCCCGCTGTACACGCCGGCGTTCATCCAGGTGGTCGCGCCCTTCCTGCCCAGCCGGGGCGCCGTCGAGCTGGTCTGGGCCGCGGTCGGCTACGGCACCCCCGGAACGCTGTCACTGGCCATGTTCGGCGTCTGGACCCTGGTGGCCGGTGTTCTGGCGGTGTGGGCCTACCGGCGCGACGAGGGCCGGCGCTTCTCCTGA
- a CDS encoding ABC transporter ATP-binding protein, whose product MAEPITETTPVPDPAAEVLARAAGVTRRYGDVLALDGLSLDIHAGELVGLLGPNGAGKSTLINLFVGLRSPDSGRVELFGGSPADPVRRRGIGVTPQETGLPATLRVGEVVDFVAAHYPRSVERGALLERFALSGMERRQVGSLSGGQKRRLAVALAFVGDPRLVFLDEPTTGLDVEARRALWDGIRHFHADGGTVVLTSHYLEEVEALAERVVVIGQGRVLADGTTADVRDIAGVRRVTLTADVLPDLPGVLSTEREGARTHLLTADADALVRSLVRADVPFSDLEIRATSLEEAFLTLTAREPQAA is encoded by the coding sequence ATGGCAGAACCGATTACCGAAACGACCCCCGTGCCGGACCCGGCGGCGGAGGTCCTGGCGCGTGCCGCCGGGGTCACCCGGCGCTACGGGGACGTGCTCGCGCTGGACGGACTCTCCCTCGACATCCACGCGGGCGAACTGGTCGGCCTGCTCGGTCCCAACGGCGCGGGCAAGTCCACCCTGATCAACCTGTTCGTGGGGCTGCGCAGCCCCGACTCGGGCCGGGTCGAGCTGTTCGGCGGCTCCCCCGCCGACCCCGTACGGCGGCGCGGCATCGGCGTCACCCCGCAGGAGACCGGCCTTCCGGCGACACTGCGGGTCGGCGAGGTCGTGGACTTCGTCGCCGCCCACTACCCGCGGAGCGTCGAGCGGGGGGCGCTGCTGGAGCGGTTCGCCCTCTCCGGGATGGAGCGCCGCCAGGTCGGAAGCCTGTCGGGCGGCCAGAAGCGACGGCTGGCGGTGGCGCTGGCGTTCGTCGGCGATCCCCGGCTGGTCTTCCTGGACGAACCGACCACCGGGTTGGACGTCGAGGCCCGCAGGGCGCTGTGGGACGGCATCCGGCACTTCCACGCCGACGGCGGCACCGTGGTCCTCACCAGCCACTATCTGGAAGAGGTCGAGGCACTGGCCGAGCGGGTGGTGGTCATCGGGCAGGGTCGCGTGCTCGCCGACGGCACCACGGCGGACGTGCGGGACATCGCGGGTGTCCGCCGCGTCACCCTGACCGCCGACGTCCTTCCCGACCTGCCCGGCGTCCTGAGCACGGAGCGGGAGGGCGCCCGGACCCACCTGCTCACCGCCGACGCCGACGCCCTGGTCCGCTCCCTGGTCCGCGCCGATGTCCCCTTCTCCGACCTGGAGATCCGCGCCACCTCCCTGGAGGAGGCGTTCCTCACGCTCACCGCCCGCGAGCCCCAGGCCGCCTGA
- a CDS encoding transcriptional regulator, producing MTPELDPVIHAQARLRVVVTLNTLKEGDRITFPGLKDLLGMTAGNLSVHLTKLEEAGYVEIVKTHRGRTPVTYVALTRRGRLAFEDYTAAIHRLLNTTMTPPSGDS from the coding sequence ATGACCCCCGAACTCGACCCGGTGATCCACGCGCAGGCCCGGCTACGGGTGGTCGTCACGCTCAACACGCTGAAAGAGGGCGACCGGATCACCTTCCCGGGGTTGAAGGACCTCCTCGGGATGACGGCGGGAAACCTGTCGGTGCACCTCACCAAACTCGAGGAGGCCGGATACGTGGAGATCGTCAAGACCCACCGGGGCCGCACCCCCGTCACCTACGTCGCCCTCACCCGGCGGGGGCGCCTCGCCTTCGAGGACTACACGGCGGCGATCCACCGGCTGCTGAACACGACCATGACACCGCCTTCCGGCGACAGTTGA
- the cydC gene encoding thiol reductant ABC exporter subunit CydC, which produces MGGRLALAASAGAAAELAGLGLIGSAAWLITRAAEQPSLAALSVAIVGVRAFATSKGVFRYGERLAGHDVALRAQATTRERLYAALIPAGPLKQRGADLLSRMVDDTDAAQDLLVRCLLPAVAALVTTVAAVVLALFLLPAAALVLLAGLLVAGALIPAGTATAARRWSARIAPARAELAARVADLVHGAADLAAYGAGDRALAACAEADTRLAALERRQARANAAAMALGVLAQGLTVLAVVLTARNAGAGAVPTAVLALVSLVSFEPVLPMAAAGERLTGVLAALRRLREVRATPPAVTDPAVPAAVPAGPPTVEIDDLVVRHSADRAPALNGVSLTLTPGRRVALVGPSGAGKSTLLSALMRLVEPESGTIRLSGVDVGELAADDVRRVMTGLTQDPYVFQTSVRDNLRLAGPDADRHALAEAVRRARLERWVERTGWDTVLGEDGRTVSGGQLQRLALARALLNDPPVLLLDEPAEALDEETADALMADLLDATHGHTTLLVTHRLHGLEQVDEIVVLENGSVIQRGTHEELVGTAGYYRDLWRSEALTAGR; this is translated from the coding sequence ATGGGTGGACGGCTGGCTCTCGCCGCCTCGGCGGGAGCGGCGGCCGAGCTGGCCGGGCTCGGACTGATCGGATCGGCGGCGTGGCTGATCACCCGAGCCGCCGAGCAGCCCTCGCTGGCGGCGCTGAGCGTGGCGATCGTCGGGGTCCGGGCGTTCGCGACGAGCAAGGGTGTCTTCCGCTACGGCGAGCGCCTGGCCGGGCACGACGTCGCGCTGCGGGCTCAGGCGACGACCCGGGAGCGGCTGTACGCGGCGCTCATCCCGGCCGGGCCGCTGAAGCAGCGGGGCGCCGACCTGCTCAGCCGGATGGTCGACGACACCGACGCGGCACAGGACCTGCTGGTCCGCTGCCTGCTCCCGGCGGTGGCCGCGCTGGTCACCACGGTGGCCGCGGTCGTGCTCGCGCTGTTCCTGCTCCCGGCTGCGGCGCTGGTGCTGCTGGCCGGCCTTCTGGTGGCCGGGGCGCTGATCCCGGCGGGCACCGCCACCGCCGCCCGACGCTGGTCGGCGCGGATCGCCCCCGCGCGGGCCGAGCTGGCCGCCAGAGTCGCCGACCTGGTGCACGGCGCCGCCGATCTGGCCGCCTACGGCGCCGGTGACCGGGCGCTGGCGGCCTGCGCCGAGGCCGACACGCGGCTGGCCGCGCTGGAGCGCCGGCAGGCCAGGGCCAACGCGGCGGCCATGGCCCTGGGTGTGCTCGCCCAGGGACTCACCGTGCTGGCGGTCGTCCTGACGGCGCGGAACGCCGGAGCGGGCGCGGTCCCCACGGCGGTGCTCGCGCTGGTGTCGCTGGTGTCCTTCGAGCCGGTGCTGCCGATGGCGGCGGCCGGGGAGCGGCTGACCGGGGTGCTCGCCGCCCTCCGCCGTCTCCGGGAGGTCCGTGCGACCCCGCCCGCTGTGACCGACCCCGCGGTCCCCGCCGCCGTCCCGGCCGGACCGCCGACCGTCGAGATCGACGACCTGGTGGTCCGGCACAGCGCCGACCGCGCCCCCGCCCTCAACGGTGTCAGCCTCACCCTCACCCCCGGCAGGCGCGTCGCCCTGGTCGGCCCGAGCGGTGCCGGCAAGAGCACGCTGCTGTCGGCCCTGATGCGCCTGGTGGAACCCGAGTCCGGCACGATCCGGCTGAGCGGGGTGGACGTCGGGGAGCTGGCCGCCGACGACGTCCGGCGGGTGATGACGGGGCTGACGCAGGATCCCTATGTGTTCCAGACCTCGGTCCGCGACAACCTGCGGCTGGCCGGGCCGGACGCGGACCGGCACGCGCTGGCGGAGGCCGTACGGCGGGCACGCCTGGAGCGGTGGGTGGAACGGACCGGGTGGGACACCGTGCTCGGCGAGGACGGGCGGACGGTGTCCGGAGGGCAGTTGCAACGTCTGGCCCTGGCGCGGGCGCTGCTGAACGACCCGCCGGTGCTGCTGCTGGACGAGCCCGCCGAGGCACTGGATGAGGAGACCGCCGACGCGCTCATGGCCGACCTGCTGGACGCCACCCACGGTCATACGACGCTGCTGGTCACCCACCGCCTGCACGGGCTGGAGCAGGTGGACGAGATCGTCGTGCTGGAGAACGGCTCGGTGATCCAGCGTGGCACCCACGAGGAGCTGGTGGGCACGGCCGGCTACTACCGCGACCTGTGGCGGTCGGAGGCGCTGACCGCCGGGCGTTGA